From Halobacillus sp. Marseille-Q1614, the proteins below share one genomic window:
- the pdaA gene encoding delta-lactam-biosynthetic de-N-acetylase yields MKKLLALILLAAMLAAPSAVHAEGWGFSKNKEGKLPDVGRYGPMVEEYDGFYADRSGDKMVYFTFDNGYEQGYTGKVLDVLKEQQVPATFFVTGHYINSAPELVKRMNKEGHLIGNHSWSHPDFTKIPKEEMKKELDQVNEAVQELTDQEAMTYVRPPRGTFNSQSLKWAKEFGYTHAFWSIAFKDWETDNQKGWEYAYNNVLEQIHPGAVILMHTVSEDNAEALEQMIVELRKRGYQFGSLNDLMSKELLPYPVFRL; encoded by the coding sequence ATGAAAAAATTACTGGCCCTCATCCTTTTAGCGGCAATGCTCGCTGCGCCATCAGCCGTACATGCAGAAGGATGGGGATTTTCAAAAAATAAAGAAGGTAAACTTCCTGACGTAGGACGCTATGGTCCTATGGTGGAAGAATATGACGGATTTTATGCAGACCGTTCCGGAGATAAAATGGTGTATTTTACATTTGATAATGGTTATGAGCAGGGGTATACCGGAAAGGTGCTTGATGTTTTAAAGGAACAGCAGGTACCGGCGACTTTTTTCGTAACTGGGCATTATATTAACAGTGCCCCTGAGTTAGTAAAAAGAATGAACAAGGAAGGCCATTTAATTGGGAATCATTCATGGTCTCACCCTGACTTCACCAAGATACCTAAAGAAGAGATGAAAAAAGAACTCGATCAAGTAAATGAAGCGGTTCAAGAATTAACCGACCAGGAAGCGATGACTTACGTCCGTCCGCCAAGAGGTACTTTCAACTCGCAGTCCTTAAAATGGGCGAAAGAATTTGGGTATACTCATGCCTTTTGGTCGATTGCCTTTAAAGACTGGGAGACAGATAACCAAAAGGGGTGGGAATACGCTTATAATAACGTTCTTGAGCAAATTCACCCTGGGGCTGTAATTTTAATGCACACTGTGTCAGAGGATAATGCTGAAGCGTTGGAACAGATGATTGTGGAGCTGCGTAAACGCGGGTATCAATTCGGAAGTCTTAATGATTTAATGTCTAAAGAATTACTGCCTTATCCTGTTTTCCGCCTTTAA